Proteins encoded by one window of Clostridium cagae:
- a CDS encoding NAD(P)H-dependent glycerol-3-phosphate dehydrogenase, whose amino-acid sequence MSKVSFIGGGSFGTALAILLAEKGNTVSIYNRDKKVVDDININRRNDKYIKNLEIPSNIKAFDNLEKATENAEYIVLAIPSHTIRSICKQLKSKIKQETIIISIAKGIEEHTDKRLSEVIKEELNNPIVVLSGPSHAEEVVLKLPTTLVVSSENMNSASEVQNLFMTSFFRVYTNQDLVGVEVGGAVKNIIALAAGILDGLGYGDNTKAALMTRGMKEISRIGSALGGREETFYGLTGMGDLIVTCTSNHSRNRKAGLLIGSGMGVDKAIKEIGMVVEGVKACKAFYELKEKIGVSMPITDILYKVLFEKKDPKLGIEELMLREKKSEIF is encoded by the coding sequence ATGAGTAAAGTAAGTTTTATAGGTGGAGGAAGTTTTGGAACAGCTTTAGCTATACTGCTTGCGGAAAAGGGGAATACTGTAAGTATATACAATAGAGATAAAAAAGTTGTTGATGATATAAATATTAATAGAAGAAATGATAAATATATAAAAAATTTAGAAATTCCTAGTAATATTAAAGCATTTGATAATTTAGAAAAAGCAACTGAAAATGCGGAATATATTGTTCTAGCAATACCATCTCATACAATACGCAGTATTTGCAAACAGTTAAAAAGCAAAATAAAACAAGAAACGATTATAATTTCAATTGCTAAGGGGATCGAAGAACATACTGATAAAAGATTATCTGAAGTCATTAAGGAAGAATTAAATAATCCAATTGTTGTTTTATCGGGACCTAGTCATGCTGAGGAAGTAGTATTAAAACTTCCAACAACACTTGTAGTTTCTTCGGAAAATATGAATTCTGCTAGTGAAGTTCAAAATTTATTTATGACTTCCTTCTTTAGAGTCTATACAAATCAAGACTTGGTAGGAGTAGAAGTTGGGGGTGCTGTTAAAAACATAATTGCACTAGCAGCTGGAATTTTAGACGGTTTAGGTTATGGAGATAACACTAAAGCGGCACTGATGACCAGAGGAATGAAAGAAATTTCTAGAATAGGTTCAGCTCTTGGTGGAAGAGAAGAAACTTTCTATGGCTTGACTGGAATGGGAGATTTGATAGTAACATGTACTTCTAATCATTCTAGAAATAGAAAAGCAGGTTTGTTAATTGGAAGTGGCATGGGTGTAGATAAAGCAATTAAAGAAATAGGAATGGTAGTTGAAGGCGTAAAAGCTTGTAAGGCCTTTTATGAATTAAAAGAAAAAATAGGAGTGTCTATGCCTATAACTGACATTTTGTATAAAGTTTTATTTGAGAAGAAAGATCCTAAATTAGGGATTGAAGAACTCATGCTTCGTGAAAAGAAAAGTGAAATATTTTAA
- the der gene encoding ribosome biogenesis GTPase Der, with protein MGKPIVAIVGRPNVGKSTLFNKLAGKRISIVQDTPGVTRDRVYAEAEWLNYNFTMIDTGGIEPTNDDIIMKQMRRQANIAIETADVIVFIVDGKEGLTAADQEVANMLRKSKKPVVLVVNKIDSLKYEENSWEFYNLGIGDPITISASQALGLGDMLDRVVEHFDRFDADAEEDEYIRIAMIGKPNVGKSSLINKLLGEERLIVSDVAGTTRDAIDSYLETEQGKFILIDTAGLRRKSKVKEEIERYSVIRTYASIEKADVCILMIDAQDGVTEQDEKIIGYAHELNKAIIVLVNKWDLVEKDDKTMEKFKKDLQGSLKFMPYAEYLFISALTGQRTHKILELAKKCYNNYNKRVSTGILNDVISKAILMKEPPIVSLKRMKIYYATQVATKPPKFVFFVNDASASHFSYERYLENQLRNSFDFKGTGIQIEYRQRKE; from the coding sequence ATGGGAAAACCGATAGTTGCAATAGTAGGAAGACCAAATGTTGGTAAGTCAACATTATTTAATAAATTAGCAGGAAAGAGAATTTCCATAGTACAAGATACACCAGGAGTAACAAGAGATAGAGTTTATGCTGAGGCTGAATGGTTAAATTATAACTTTACTATGATAGATACTGGTGGTATAGAACCTACAAATGACGACATAATAATGAAACAAATGAGAAGACAAGCGAACATTGCTATAGAAACTGCTGATGTAATAGTATTTATAGTTGATGGTAAAGAAGGGTTAACTGCTGCGGATCAAGAAGTAGCTAATATGTTAAGAAAAAGCAAAAAACCAGTAGTATTAGTAGTAAATAAAATTGATTCCTTAAAATATGAAGAAAACAGTTGGGAGTTTTACAACTTAGGAATTGGTGATCCAATAACAATATCAGCATCACAAGCATTAGGACTTGGTGATATGCTTGATAGAGTAGTAGAACATTTTGATAGATTTGATGCTGATGCTGAAGAGGATGAATATATAAGAATAGCTATGATTGGAAAACCTAATGTAGGAAAATCATCATTAATAAATAAATTATTAGGTGAAGAGAGACTTATTGTTTCTGATGTTGCTGGAACAACTAGAGATGCTATAGATAGTTATTTAGAAACAGAACAAGGGAAATTCATTTTAATCGATACAGCTGGACTTAGAAGAAAAAGCAAAGTTAAAGAAGAAATAGAAAGATATAGCGTTATAAGAACATATGCGTCAATAGAAAAAGCAGACGTATGTATACTTATGATAGATGCTCAGGATGGTGTAACAGAACAAGATGAAAAAATAATAGGTTATGCTCATGAGCTAAATAAAGCTATAATAGTTCTTGTGAATAAATGGGATCTTGTTGAAAAAGATGACAAAACTATGGAGAAGTTTAAAAAAGATTTACAAGGTAGTTTGAAATTTATGCCATATGCTGAATATTTATTTATTTCAGCATTAACAGGACAAAGAACTCATAAAATTTTAGAATTAGCTAAAAAATGTTATAACAATTATAACAAGAGAGTATCTACAGGAATATTAAATGATGTAATAAGTAAGGCGATACTAATGAAAGAACCACCAATAGTTAGCCTTAAAAGAATGAAAATATATTATGCAACTCAAGTTGCTACTAAACCACCTAAGTTTGTATTCTTCGTTAATGATGCTAGTGCGTCACATTTTTCTTATGAAAGATATTTAGAAAATCAATTAAGAAATAGTTTTGATTTTAAAGGTACTGGTATACAAATCGAGTATAGACAAAGGAAGGAATAG
- the pstA gene encoding phosphate ABC transporter permease PstA: MDAKKVDKIATIIFYIISIFIVGLLGAFIIYILYKGGNMIKPSFLFGKPKLTGAGGGIGPQLFNSFYMLIVSLIITVPIGIGAGIYLAEYAKEGKFLNIIRMSLETISSLPSIVIGMFGLLVFVNMAGWGYSILAGAISVSILNIPSMTRISENAIRAASKKVKEASLGLGASKWQTIAKLTVPTAMSEILTGIILSAGRIFGEAAAFLYTAGLSSGALNFNQISLVGNKSAFSLFRPAETLAVHIWKLNSEGIVVDAAQIANGTAAVLIIAVLLFNILARLLGNRLMKSYGGK, translated from the coding sequence ATGGATGCTAAAAAAGTTGATAAAATAGCTACCATAATATTTTATATAATAAGCATATTTATAGTCGGTTTATTAGGCGCATTTATTATTTATATATTATATAAAGGTGGAAATATGATAAAACCTTCATTCCTATTTGGAAAACCTAAATTAACAGGAGCAGGTGGAGGAATAGGGCCGCAATTATTTAATTCCTTTTATATGCTTATTGTTTCGTTAATAATAACGGTTCCGATTGGAATAGGTGCAGGTATATATTTAGCTGAATATGCAAAGGAAGGTAAGTTTCTTAATATTATAAGAATGTCTCTTGAAACAATATCTTCATTGCCATCTATAGTTATAGGTATGTTTGGACTATTAGTATTTGTTAATATGGCAGGTTGGGGATATTCGATACTTGCTGGAGCAATATCGGTTAGTATATTAAATATACCTTCTATGACTAGAATTTCAGAAAATGCAATAAGAGCAGCTAGTAAGAAAGTAAAAGAAGCTTCGTTAGGATTAGGTGCAAGTAAGTGGCAAACAATAGCAAAGCTTACAGTACCTACAGCTATGAGTGAAATTCTAACAGGAATAATATTATCTGCAGGAAGAATTTTTGGAGAAGCAGCAGCTTTCTTGTATACAGCAGGATTGAGCTCAGGAGCTTTAAACTTCAATCAAATAAGTTTAGTTGGAAATAAATCAGCATTTTCTCTTTTTAGACCAGCAGAAACTTTAGCAGTTCATATTTGGAAATTAAATTCTGAAGGTATAGTGGTGGATGCAGCTCAAATTGCTAATGGAACAGCAGCAGTATTGATAATAGCAGTACTTTTATTCAATATATTAGCAAGGTTACTAGGGAATAGATTAATGAAATCTTATGGCGGAAAGTAG
- a CDS encoding asparaginase, producing MKKIAIIFNGGTISMKVDEKIKAAVPSLSGEEIMQMVTGIQGFAEIESHTFSNLPSPHMTSELMLELSNLVQKLLDRDDISGVVITHGTDTLEETAYFLDLTLNTDKPVVVTGAMRSSDELGYDGPFNLATSICTAISDSAKNRGVLVCFNSELHSAKEVTKRNSMALNAFSTPNFGPIGMVDNNRVIFYRENSKSTHVKINSTEKDVALIKCVSGMGSKFIDFVIANGYKGVVIEALGRGNVPPLMVDGIKRAIKKEIPVVIVSRCFEGRVFESYGYLGGGKNLREYGVIFGDVLSGQKARIKLLVAVNHNDSLIKIREIFEKDTYEM from the coding sequence ATGAAAAAAATAGCAATAATATTTAATGGTGGAACTATATCTATGAAAGTAGATGAAAAAATAAAAGCAGCAGTTCCTAGTTTAAGTGGAGAAGAAATAATGCAAATGGTAACAGGCATTCAGGGATTTGCTGAAATTGAAAGTCATACATTTTCTAATTTACCATCTCCGCATATGACGTCTGAATTAATGCTTGAATTATCAAATTTGGTTCAAAAATTATTAGACAGAGATGATATAAGTGGTGTTGTAATAACTCATGGAACTGACACTTTAGAAGAAACAGCATACTTTTTAGATTTAACTTTAAATACTGATAAACCAGTAGTTGTTACGGGAGCTATGAGAAGTAGTGATGAGTTAGGATATGATGGACCTTTCAACTTAGCCACATCAATATGTACAGCTATTTCAGACAGTGCTAAAAATAGAGGGGTTCTAGTATGTTTTAATAGTGAATTACATAGTGCAAAAGAAGTAACTAAAAGAAATTCAATGGCATTAAATGCTTTTAGTACACCTAATTTTGGTCCCATAGGAATGGTTGATAATAATAGAGTCATATTTTATAGAGAAAATTCTAAATCTACACATGTTAAAATAAACAGTACTGAAAAGGATGTAGCTTTAATTAAATGTGTTTCTGGTATGGGTTCAAAGTTTATAGATTTTGTTATAGCTAATGGATATAAAGGGGTAGTAATTGAAGCTTTGGGAAGAGGAAATGTACCACCTCTAATGGTAGATGGAATTAAGAGAGCCATTAAAAAAGAAATCCCGGTTGTAATTGTATCAAGATGTTTTGAGGGAAGAGTATTTGAATCTTATGGATATTTAGGTGGAGGAAAAAATCTTAGAGAATATGGAGTTATATTTGGAGACGTATTATCTGGACAAAAGGCTAGAATAAAATTACTAGTAGCTGTGAATCATAATGACAGTTTAATTAAAATAAGAGAAATATTTGAAAAAGATACATATGAAATGTAA
- the phoU gene encoding phosphate signaling complex protein PhoU gives MTRESQDTRVKEINRQLLKMTSLVEKQIHDSMISLKNHDSDMADKVIKYDDKVDDLQKIIEEDCIKFIAMEQPLATDLRRVFTASKIVTDLERMADHAVDICKITKRLNQAIFKENISELWDMEVKVREMINLSIEAYIKDDVDFAYKVCKMDDVIDDLYKRLFGVCIGEIKKNENLINQGTQLLFVIKYLERIADHVTNICEWTIFSKHGTYVDLNE, from the coding sequence ATGACAAGAGAATCTCAAGATACAAGGGTTAAAGAAATTAATAGACAATTATTAAAAATGACAAGTTTAGTAGAAAAGCAAATACATGATAGTATGATTTCGTTAAAAAATCATGATTCAGATATGGCAGATAAAGTTATAAAGTATGATGATAAAGTAGATGATTTACAAAAAATAATAGAAGAAGATTGTATAAAATTTATTGCTATGGAGCAACCTCTTGCTACAGATCTGAGAAGAGTTTTTACAGCTTCTAAAATAGTAACAGATTTAGAAAGAATGGCGGATCATGCAGTTGATATATGTAAAATAACTAAAAGATTAAATCAAGCGATATTTAAAGAAAACATCAGTGAGCTGTGGGACATGGAAGTGAAGGTTAGAGAGATGATTAATTTATCTATAGAGGCTTATATAAAAGATGATGTTGATTTTGCATATAAGGTATGCAAAATGGATGATGTGATAGATGATTTATATAAAAGATTATTTGGTGTTTGTATAGGTGAAATTAAAAAGAATGAAAATTTAATTAATCAGGGTACTCAATTATTATTTGTAATAAAGTATCTTGAGAGAATAGCAGATCATGTTACCAATATATGTGAGTGGACAATTTTTTCTAAACATGGAACTTATGTTGATTTAAATGAATAA
- the pstC gene encoding phosphate ABC transporter permease subunit PstC has translation MKKRSFKERLKNEYLGQGFATLCGILIIVITGLILLFIASKGIKSFTQNGYSITEFLFKNNWQPNKDQPSFGALAFILGSTCVSIGAVILSAPIAVALAIFTNIISSKFGNKVIKPSLEILVGIPSVVYGWVGISVLVPFIKNNVGGMGFSLLSGILVLSLMILPTIATLAIDAIKNIPNDHIEASYGLGATRWQTISRVIVPGAKTGILTGVVLGIARAFGEALAVQMVIGNTVKLPEGLLSSMSTLTSIITMDMANTVGGTPWNDALWTLALILLVISFIFIVIVRKIEKRSAV, from the coding sequence ATGAAAAAGAGAAGTTTTAAGGAAAGGCTTAAAAATGAATATTTAGGTCAAGGCTTTGCAACTTTATGTGGAATACTAATAATAGTAATTACGGGCTTGATATTATTATTTATAGCTTCAAAAGGGATTAAATCATTCACTCAAAATGGATATAGCATAACGGAATTTTTATTTAAAAATAATTGGCAGCCCAATAAAGATCAGCCTTCCTTTGGAGCTTTAGCATTCATCCTAGGTTCTACATGTGTATCGATAGGAGCTGTAATTTTAAGTGCTCCTATTGCAGTTGCACTAGCTATTTTCACTAACATTATTTCTAGTAAATTTGGTAACAAGGTAATAAAACCATCATTAGAGATATTGGTTGGAATACCATCAGTTGTTTATGGCTGGGTTGGAATATCGGTATTAGTACCATTTATAAAAAATAATGTTGGGGGAATGGGATTCTCACTTTTATCAGGAATATTAGTTTTATCATTAATGATTTTACCTACAATTGCTACATTAGCCATAGATGCAATAAAAAATATACCTAATGATCATATAGAAGCTTCTTATGGTTTAGGTGCAACTAGATGGCAAACAATAAGCAGGGTAATAGTACCAGGAGCCAAAACAGGAATTTTAACAGGTGTTGTATTAGGTATAGCAAGGGCATTTGGAGAAGCACTTGCAGTACAAATGGTAATTGGTAATACAGTTAAATTACCAGAAGGACTTCTTTCTTCAATGTCTACATTAACTAGTATTATAACAATGGATATGGCTAATACTGTAGGTGGAACACCGTGGAATGACGCATTGTGGACATTAGCATTAATATTACTTGTTATTTCATTTATTTTTATAGTGATAGTTAGAAAGATAGAAAAAAGGAGTGCAGTATAA
- a CDS encoding DUF512 domain-containing protein: MKNIITKVEKYSIAEEVGIEVNDSLISINQTPISDIMDYKFLSADEEIVLEIEKSNGEIWEIEIEKEYGEDIGLEFGGGLMDKAKRCSNKCIFCFIDQLPPGMRDTLYFKDDDSRLSFLQGNFVTLTNMKEEDIDRIIKYHISPINVSVHTTNPELRVKMLNNRFAGNILERLKRLTDAGIIINSQVVCIPGINNGDELKRTIEDLYNFYPFVATVAVVPIGITKFREKLQHVKTFTKEQSKKEIEMVKELQNKFIKEVNEPFVRLSDEFYIVSGNEVPSSEFYKGYEQLEDGVGVVRYFKDIIDETLNDLDENSKGSFSIATGALAYEEIIKARDKILKKNPNIKLDVYKVINDYFGETITITGLLTGTDIINQLKGKINTKYLLMADCMFRKGYELADSSEQIMLDDLKIRDIEEALDVKVIVTDYTGENLISILNEYKEEF, translated from the coding sequence ATGAAAAATATTATAACAAAAGTAGAAAAATACAGTATTGCTGAAGAAGTAGGAATAGAAGTAAATGACAGTCTAATATCTATTAATCAAACTCCAATAAGCGATATTATGGATTATAAATTCTTGTCAGCAGATGAGGAAATAGTTTTAGAAATAGAAAAATCAAATGGCGAAATTTGGGAAATAGAAATAGAAAAAGAATATGGAGAGGATATAGGTCTTGAATTTGGCGGTGGCTTAATGGACAAAGCAAAAAGATGTAGCAATAAATGCATTTTTTGTTTTATAGATCAGTTACCACCTGGAATGAGAGATACTTTATATTTTAAAGATGATGATTCTAGATTATCTTTTCTTCAAGGAAATTTTGTTACATTAACTAATATGAAAGAAGAAGATATTGATAGAATAATAAAATATCATATAAGTCCAATTAATGTATCAGTACATACAACAAACCCAGAACTTAGGGTTAAAATGTTGAATAATAGATTTGCAGGAAACATACTAGAACGCTTAAAAAGATTAACGGATGCGGGAATTATAATAAATTCTCAAGTAGTATGTATACCAGGCATAAATAATGGAGATGAATTAAAGAGAACTATAGAAGACTTATATAATTTTTATCCATTTGTAGCTACTGTGGCTGTTGTTCCAATAGGAATAACTAAATTTAGAGAAAAACTTCAACATGTAAAGACATTTACTAAAGAGCAGTCTAAAAAAGAAATCGAGATGGTTAAAGAGCTTCAAAATAAATTTATAAAAGAAGTAAATGAACCTTTTGTAAGGTTATCAGATGAATTTTATATAGTTTCAGGAAATGAAGTTCCAAGTAGCGAATTCTATAAAGGATATGAACAACTAGAAGATGGCGTAGGTGTTGTAAGATACTTTAAGGATATTATAGATGAGACATTAAATGATTTAGATGAAAATTCTAAAGGAAGTTTTTCAATCGCAACAGGTGCTTTAGCTTATGAAGAAATTATAAAAGCTAGAGATAAGATTTTGAAAAAAAATCCTAATATCAAATTAGATGTATATAAAGTAATAAACGATTATTTTGGAGAAACAATAACTATAACAGGACTTTTAACTGGAACTGATATAATAAACCAATTAAAAGGAAAAATAAATACTAAGTATTTATTAATGGCTGATTGTATGTTTAGAAAAGGATATGAATTAGCTGACTCTAGTGAACAAATTATGTTAGATGATTTGAAAATTAGAGATATTGAAGAAGCATTGGATGTAAAAGTTATAGTAACAGATTACACAGGAGAAAATTTAATTAGTATATTAAACGAATATAAGGAGGAATTTTAA
- the pstB gene encoding phosphate ABC transporter ATP-binding protein PstB, whose product MSIIKTKNLNLYYGENQALKDINMNINKNEVTALIGPSGCGKSTFLRTLNRMNDLIEIVRITGEVLFEDKDIYKDYDEIYLRKRVGMVFQRPNPFPMSIYDNIAYGPRIHGTKDKKILDEIVEESLKGAALWDETKDRLKQSAMGLSGGQQQRLCIARTLAVSPEIILMDEPTSALDPISTNKTEELIEQLKKDYTVVIVTHNMQQAGRIADKTAFFLSGEVIEFGKTEDIFYNPRDKRTEDYITGRFG is encoded by the coding sequence ATGAGTATTATAAAAACTAAGAATTTAAATTTATACTATGGTGAAAATCAAGCACTAAAAGATATAAATATGAATATAAATAAAAATGAAGTAACAGCATTAATAGGGCCATCAGGGTGTGGTAAATCAACTTTTTTAAGAACTTTAAATAGAATGAATGATTTAATTGAAATAGTTAGAATAACAGGAGAAGTTTTATTTGAAGACAAAGATATATATAAAGACTATGATGAGATATATTTAAGAAAAAGAGTAGGAATGGTATTCCAAAGACCTAATCCGTTTCCTATGTCTATATATGATAATATAGCCTATGGTCCAAGAATTCACGGAACTAAAGATAAAAAAATATTAGATGAAATTGTTGAGGAAAGTTTAAAAGGAGCAGCACTTTGGGATGAAACTAAGGATAGATTAAAACAAAGTGCAATGGGGCTTTCAGGTGGTCAACAACAAAGATTATGTATTGCAAGAACATTAGCAGTATCCCCAGAAATTATTTTAATGGATGAACCAACGTCAGCATTAGATCCAATTTCAACTAATAAAACAGAGGAATTAATAGAGCAATTAAAAAAAGATTATACAGTTGTTATAGTAACTCATAATATGCAACAAGCAGGAAGAATAGCAGATAAAACGGCATTCTTTTTAAGTGGAGAAGTTATTGAATTTGGAAAAACTGAGGATATATTTTATAATCCTAGAGATAAAAGAACGGAAGATTATATAACTGGTAGATTTGGTTAA
- a CDS encoding PBECR2 nuclease fold domain-containing protein, with protein MKKMYRIYKKVGNLNISLIEELIEYDFPSSVYISSRVINHIIKKHGKQFTKTVKNHIIKIMEEIIRCPDYIGIDPLRSNSGALELVKKIDSNILLALEYDEEGQYIYVATMYPITESRMISRLNSGRLISCNDEETQDIF; from the coding sequence ATGAAGAAAATGTATAGAATCTATAAGAAAGTTGGCAATTTAAATATATCTTTAATTGAAGAACTTATAGAATATGACTTTCCATCATCTGTTTATATATCTTCTAGAGTAATAAATCATATAATAAAAAAGCATGGAAAACAATTTACTAAAACAGTTAAAAATCATATAATAAAAATTATGGAAGAAATTATTAGGTGTCCAGATTATATAGGAATAGATCCTTTAAGGAGTAATAGTGGGGCATTAGAATTAGTGAAAAAAATTGATAGTAATATTCTTTTAGCTTTAGAGTATGATGAAGAAGGTCAATATATATATGTAGCAACTATGTATCCTATAACAGAATCTAGAATGATTTCAAGATTGAACAGTGGAAGGTTAATAAGTTGCAATGATGAAGAAACTCAGGATATATTTTAA
- the spoIVA gene encoding stage IV sporulation protein A, whose protein sequence is MDSFNIYKDIAERTQGDIYVGVVGPVRTGKSTFIKKFMDLMVIPKIDNTYKKERAKDELPQSGSGKSIHTTEPKFVPNEAVEITLGDETKFKVRMVDCVGYIVKSALGYLEGEESKMVHTPWYEYEIPFEDAAEIGTRKVISDHSTIGLVITTDGSITGIPREDYMEAEERVIYELQSINKPFVVVLNTNKPNSQETKALKNELEAKYNVAVKVMDIYNMDEEDIEDLFEHVLREFPVKEVNIDMPEWLEKLDCNHWLKKNFFDVILTMSNEISKVRDVKHILDSFEEKEFMGTTSIKEVDLGNGTANILMKPKDGIFYKILSEICDLEVNSESDLLSIIKELTHAKLEYDKVKDALEDVRESGYGLVAPQLSEMKFEEPEIVKQGSKFGVKLKASAPSLHFIKCDIKTEISPIMGSEKESEELVKGLLEQFETDPAQLWQSNMFGKSLEVLVKEGLQNKLYKMPEDVQVKIQKTLQKIINEGNGGLICIIL, encoded by the coding sequence GTGGACAGTTTTAACATATACAAAGATATAGCTGAAAGAACCCAAGGGGACATATATGTAGGAGTAGTTGGACCGGTAAGAACCGGTAAATCAACTTTTATAAAAAAGTTTATGGACCTTATGGTAATACCAAAGATTGATAATACTTATAAGAAAGAAAGAGCAAAAGATGAGTTACCACAAAGTGGTTCAGGTAAAAGTATTCACACAACAGAACCTAAATTTGTACCAAATGAGGCGGTAGAAATAACCTTAGGGGATGAAACAAAATTTAAAGTTAGGATGGTAGATTGTGTAGGATACATTGTAAAAAGTGCATTGGGATATTTAGAAGGTGAAGAAAGTAAGATGGTACATACACCATGGTATGAGTATGAAATTCCTTTTGAAGATGCAGCAGAAATAGGCACTAGAAAGGTTATAAGCGATCATTCAACCATAGGTCTTGTAATTACAACAGACGGAAGTATTACAGGAATACCAAGAGAAGATTATATGGAGGCGGAAGAAAGGGTTATATATGAGCTTCAATCAATAAATAAACCATTTGTGGTTGTACTTAATACCAATAAACCAAATTCTCAAGAAACAAAAGCATTGAAAAATGAATTAGAAGCAAAATATAATGTAGCAGTAAAAGTAATGGATATATATAATATGGATGAAGAAGATATAGAAGATTTATTTGAACATGTACTTAGAGAATTTCCAGTAAAAGAAGTAAATATAGATATGCCAGAATGGTTAGAAAAATTAGATTGTAATCATTGGTTAAAAAAGAACTTCTTTGATGTAATTTTAACTATGAGTAACGAAATTTCAAAAGTTAGAGATGTTAAACATATATTAGATAGTTTTGAAGAAAAAGAATTTATGGGAACAACATCTATTAAAGAAGTTGATTTAGGCAATGGAACAGCAAATATACTTATGAAGCCTAAAGACGGTATATTTTACAAAATACTTAGTGAAATATGTGATTTAGAAGTAAATTCAGAGAGTGATCTTTTGAGTATAATTAAAGAATTAACTCATGCAAAATTAGAATATGATAAAGTTAAAGATGCATTAGAAGATGTCAGAGAATCTGGTTATGGTTTAGTAGCCCCTCAACTATCAGAAATGAAATTTGAAGAACCAGAGATTGTAAAACAAGGAAGCAAGTTTGGTGTTAAATTAAAAGCAAGTGCTCCAAGTTTACACTTTATAAAGTGTGACATAAAGACAGAAATTAGTCCAATAATGGGTTCTGAAAAAGAATCAGAAGAACTTGTAAAGGGACTGTTAGAACAATTTGAAACAGATCCAGCACAACTATGGCAAAGCAACATGTTTGGAAAGTCTTTAGAAGTGCTAGTTAAAGAAGGGCTTCAAAACAAATTGTATAAAATGCCAGAAGATGTACAAGTTAAAATTCAAAAGACACTTCAAAAAATTATTAATGAAGGTAATGGTGGTTTGATTTGTATAATTCTTTAG